A DNA window from Phyllostomus discolor isolate MPI-MPIP mPhyDis1 chromosome X, mPhyDis1.pri.v3, whole genome shotgun sequence contains the following coding sequences:
- the FAM122B gene encoding protein FAM122B isoform X11: MAQEKMELDSEPGTSDGGSLRRSNSAPLIHGPSDLSQVFQPYTFRTRRNSTTVMSRNSLLLSSSPNRICSSRLHQIKREEGMDMINRETAHEREVQTAMQISQSWDERLSLSDSDFDKPEKLYSPKRIDFMPVSPAPSPTRGFGKQCFSPSLQMFVSSSGLPPSPVPSPRHFSRSQSPVKCIRPSALGPLKRKGEMETESQPKRLFQGTTNMLSPETAQLSDLSSWWCCQGEEIPALTRCVEHLQMNE, from the exons ATGGCTCAGGAGAAAATGGAGCTGGACTCTGAGCCTGGCACATCTGATGGGGGCAGCCTGAGGAGATCCAACAGCGCTCCCCTGATCCATGGGCCTAG tgacCTTTCACAGGTTTTTCAGCCTTACACATTTAGAACTCGGAGGAATAGTACAACAGTTATGAGCCGTAACAGTCTG ttGCTGTCATCCTCACCTAATCGGATTTGTAGTAGCAGACTGCATCAAATCAAAAGg GAAGAAGGCATGGATATGATCAATAGAGAAACTGCCCATGAAAG ggaaGTGCAAACAGCAATGCAGATAAGCCAATCATGGGACGAACGCTTGAGCCTG AGTGATAGTGATTTTGACAAGCCAGAGAAATTATATTCTCCTAAAAGGATTGACTTCATGCCAGTTTCTCCAGCACCATCACCCACCAGAGGATTTGGAAAG CAATGTTTTTCACCATCCTTACAAATGTTTGTGAGCAGCAGTGGGCTACCACCAAGTCCTGTTCCTAGTCCGAGACACTTTTCCAG GAGTCAGAGTCCAGTCAAGTGCATTAGGCCCAGTGCTCTTGGTCCTCTTAAGAGAAAAG gtgaaaTGGAGACCGAAAGCCAGCCCAAGAGGCTCTTCCAAGGCACTACTAATATGCTGTCTCCAGAGACTGCACAATTGTCTGATCTCAGTTCatg
- the FAM122B gene encoding protein FAM122B isoform X8 — MAQEKMELDSEPGTSDGGSLRRSNSAPLIHGPSDLSQVFQPYTFRTRRNSTTVMSRNSLVSIELLSSSPNRICSSRLHQIKREEGMDMINRETAHEREVQTAMQISQSWDERLSLSDSDFDKPEKLYSPKRIDFMPVSPAPSPTRGFGKQCFSPSLQMFVSSSGLPPSPVPSPRHFSSRSQSPVKCIRPSALGPLKRKGEMETESQPKRLFQGTTNMLSPETAQLSDLSSWWCCQGEEIPALTRCVEHLQMNE; from the exons ATGGCTCAGGAGAAAATGGAGCTGGACTCTGAGCCTGGCACATCTGATGGGGGCAGCCTGAGGAGATCCAACAGCGCTCCCCTGATCCATGGGCCTAG tgacCTTTCACAGGTTTTTCAGCCTTACACATTTAGAACTCGGAGGAATAGTACAACAGTTATGAGCCGTAACAGTCTGGTGAGTATAGAA ttGCTGTCATCCTCACCTAATCGGATTTGTAGTAGCAGACTGCATCAAATCAAAAGg GAAGAAGGCATGGATATGATCAATAGAGAAACTGCCCATGAAAG ggaaGTGCAAACAGCAATGCAGATAAGCCAATCATGGGACGAACGCTTGAGCCTG AGTGATAGTGATTTTGACAAGCCAGAGAAATTATATTCTCCTAAAAGGATTGACTTCATGCCAGTTTCTCCAGCACCATCACCCACCAGAGGATTTGGAAAG CAATGTTTTTCACCATCCTTACAAATGTTTGTGAGCAGCAGTGGGCTACCACCAAGTCCTGTTCCTAGTCCGAGACACTTTTCCAG cAGGAGTCAGAGTCCAGTCAAGTGCATTAGGCCCAGTGCTCTTGGTCCTCTTAAGAGAAAAG gtgaaaTGGAGACCGAAAGCCAGCCCAAGAGGCTCTTCCAAGGCACTACTAATATGCTGTCTCCAGAGACTGCACAATTGTCTGATCTCAGTTCatg
- the FAM122B gene encoding protein FAM122B isoform X10, translated as MAQEKMELDSEPGTSDGGSLRRSNSAPLIHGPSDLSQVFQPYTFRTRRNSTTVMSRNSLLLSSSPNRICSSRLHQIKREEGMDMINRETAHEREVQTAMQISQSWDERLSLSDSDFDKPEKLYSPKRIDFMPVSPAPSPTRGFGKQCFSPSLQMFVSSSGLPPSPVPSPRHFSSRSQSPVKCIRPSALGPLKRKGEMETESQPKRLFQGTTNMLSPETAQLSDLSSWWCCQGEEIPALTRCVEHLQMNE; from the exons ATGGCTCAGGAGAAAATGGAGCTGGACTCTGAGCCTGGCACATCTGATGGGGGCAGCCTGAGGAGATCCAACAGCGCTCCCCTGATCCATGGGCCTAG tgacCTTTCACAGGTTTTTCAGCCTTACACATTTAGAACTCGGAGGAATAGTACAACAGTTATGAGCCGTAACAGTCTG ttGCTGTCATCCTCACCTAATCGGATTTGTAGTAGCAGACTGCATCAAATCAAAAGg GAAGAAGGCATGGATATGATCAATAGAGAAACTGCCCATGAAAG ggaaGTGCAAACAGCAATGCAGATAAGCCAATCATGGGACGAACGCTTGAGCCTG AGTGATAGTGATTTTGACAAGCCAGAGAAATTATATTCTCCTAAAAGGATTGACTTCATGCCAGTTTCTCCAGCACCATCACCCACCAGAGGATTTGGAAAG CAATGTTTTTCACCATCCTTACAAATGTTTGTGAGCAGCAGTGGGCTACCACCAAGTCCTGTTCCTAGTCCGAGACACTTTTCCAG cAGGAGTCAGAGTCCAGTCAAGTGCATTAGGCCCAGTGCTCTTGGTCCTCTTAAGAGAAAAG gtgaaaTGGAGACCGAAAGCCAGCCCAAGAGGCTCTTCCAAGGCACTACTAATATGCTGTCTCCAGAGACTGCACAATTGTCTGATCTCAGTTCatg
- the FAM122B gene encoding protein FAM122B isoform X9 encodes MAQEKMELDSEPGTSDGGSLRRSNSAPLIHGPSDLSQVFQPYTFRTRRNSTTVMSRNSLVSIELLSSSPNRICSSRLHQIKREEGMDMINRETAHEREVQTAMQISQSWDERLSLSDSDFDKPEKLYSPKRIDFMPVSPAPSPTRGFGKQCFSPSLQMFVSSSGLPPSPVPSPRHFSRSQSPVKCIRPSALGPLKRKGEMETESQPKRLFQGTTNMLSPETAQLSDLSSWWCCQGEEIPALTRCVEHLQMNE; translated from the exons ATGGCTCAGGAGAAAATGGAGCTGGACTCTGAGCCTGGCACATCTGATGGGGGCAGCCTGAGGAGATCCAACAGCGCTCCCCTGATCCATGGGCCTAG tgacCTTTCACAGGTTTTTCAGCCTTACACATTTAGAACTCGGAGGAATAGTACAACAGTTATGAGCCGTAACAGTCTGGTGAGTATAGAA ttGCTGTCATCCTCACCTAATCGGATTTGTAGTAGCAGACTGCATCAAATCAAAAGg GAAGAAGGCATGGATATGATCAATAGAGAAACTGCCCATGAAAG ggaaGTGCAAACAGCAATGCAGATAAGCCAATCATGGGACGAACGCTTGAGCCTG AGTGATAGTGATTTTGACAAGCCAGAGAAATTATATTCTCCTAAAAGGATTGACTTCATGCCAGTTTCTCCAGCACCATCACCCACCAGAGGATTTGGAAAG CAATGTTTTTCACCATCCTTACAAATGTTTGTGAGCAGCAGTGGGCTACCACCAAGTCCTGTTCCTAGTCCGAGACACTTTTCCAG GAGTCAGAGTCCAGTCAAGTGCATTAGGCCCAGTGCTCTTGGTCCTCTTAAGAGAAAAG gtgaaaTGGAGACCGAAAGCCAGCCCAAGAGGCTCTTCCAAGGCACTACTAATATGCTGTCTCCAGAGACTGCACAATTGTCTGATCTCAGTTCatg